In Sphingomonas profundi, the sequence GCAAGCGGTGCATCGGCATCCGTCCGGCCCTTCGGCCAGCCGCCCCGCGCCTGCTTGCGATCCAGCGCGTCCGCCAGCATCGCCGCCACGCCGTCCCCCCCGGCGTCGACGAGATCGAGGAAGTGGCGCGTCACGCGGCCACCTCATAATCCCGCGCACCGGCCGAAAGCTTCTCGACGAACTCGGCGATGTGCGCGTCCTCGATTACCAGCGGCGGCAGGATGCGCACCACATTCTCGCCGGCCGAAACCGTCAGCAGGCCGTGATTGTCGCGCAGATGCGCCACGAAGGCGCGCGCCTCGGCCCGCTCCTTCAGCTTCAGGCCCAGCATCAGGCCCAGCCCGCGCACGCTCTCGAACAGGCCGTCATGGTTGGGGATCATCTGTTCGAGCGCCTGGCGCAGCCGCTCGCCTTTGGCGCGGACGTTGGCCAGGAAGGCGTCGTTCACCACCACGTCCATGATCGCCGTCGCCGCCGCCATCGCCAGCGGGTTGCCGCCGTAGGTGGATCCGTGGGTGCCGAACACCATGCCCTTGGCCGCATCCTCGGTGGCGAGGCAGGCGCCGAGCGGGAAGCCGCCGCCGATGCCCTTGGCCACCGCCATGATGTCCGGCACGATGCCATATTGCTCATGGGCGAAGAAGGTGCCGGTGCGGGCGTAGCCGCACTGCACCTCGTCCAGGATCAGCAGCAGGCCGTGCCGGTCGGCCAGATCGCGCAGGCCGCGCAGGAACTCGGTCGTCGCGGGCGTCACCCCGCCCTCGCCCTGCACCGGCTCCACCAGGAAACCGGCGGTGGAGTCGTCGATCGCCGCCTCGGCCGCCGCCAGATCGTTGAACGGTACCACCGTGAAGCCCGGCAGCAGCGGCTCGAACCCGTCGCGCATCTTCGGCTGGTTCGTCGCCGAGATGGTGCCGAGCGTACGCCCGTGGAAGGCGTTGTTGAACGAGATCAGCGTGTGCCGCTGCGGCGCGCCGTTGGCGAAGTGGAAGCGCCGCGCCGTCTTGATCGCGCACTCCACCGCCTCCGCGCCGGAATTGGTGAAGAACACCGTGTCGGCGAACGTCTCGTCCACCAGCCGCTGTGCCAGCGCCTCGCCCTGCGGCGAACCGTAGAGGTTCGAGACGTGCATCAGCGTCGCCGCCTGATCCGCGATGGCCTTCACCAGCGCCGGATGGCCGTGGCCGAGAATGTTCACCGCGATGCCGCTGGCGAAATCGAGATAGCGCTCGCCCTGCTCGCCGATCAGGTAGCAGCCCTCGCCGCGCACCGGGCGCACGCCGCACCGCGGGTAGACGGGCATGAGCGGCGTGATCGTCATCGCAGGCACTCCTTCTTCGGCTGGCCTTCCTCGACCGGCCTTTGTTGACCCGGTCGTCGGCGGGAAAGCGGAACTCCGGAAACGCAAAAAGGCGGCCCGTTGCCGGCCGCCTGATCGAAACGCGCGTCTAGGATCGCGCGAGGTGGGTGTCAATCGTTACTGGTAGAGCGGTGGGAGGCTGCGGCGCGTGCCCGGCGGAACTGAACGACCTTCATGCCGACCAGCGCGATCACCGATATGCCGATGGCCATCAGGCCGGGTGCCAGCTCGGCGACTTGCGGTGACAGGGTCATCGATCTTCCTCCGCGTGGAGCAGATGCAGCAATTTCCACCCGGACCATATAGTCAACATCGCGCCCGTCGACCAGAGCAACGCCGTTCGGTCGGTTGCGCCGCTCACATAGATCCGCGCCGCGATCGTCGCCACCAGGGCCGGCCCAAGGTTGAAGAGGAGCCCGGAGACTGCCTTCACCCGCTCGTTCGCGATAAGCGTCTCTGATCGTGAACGATCAGGCGCCTCCTCCTCCCCGCTCACGCCTTCAGCTTCCAGCCTTTCTCCAGCGCATAGTAGCAGGTGATCGCCAGCGCCACGTTCACCACCAGCAGCAGCACCGATCCCACCACCAGCGGGGAATCGGATATGCCGAGGAAGCCGTAACGAAACCCGGAGATCACGTAGAAGAACGGATTGGCATGGCTGATCCCGCGGAACACGCCGTGCAGGCTCTCCACCGAGTAGAAGGTGCCCGACAGCAGCGACAGCGGCTGCACGACGAAGTTCGTCACCGCCGCGGCATGATCGAACTTCTCCGCCCAGATGGACGTCAGCACGCCCAGCAGCGAGAGCAGCGCCGATCCCATCAGGCCGAACCACAGGACGGCCCAGGGGTGCCGCGGCAGCACGCTCACCCCCGGCCACAGGCTCATGGCGAGCCACACGGCGGCGCCCACCAGCACCGCCCGCGTCATCGCCGCGCCCACCAGCGCCGCCAGCAGCTCGCCGGTGGAGATCGGCGGCATCAGATAATCGATGATCGTGCCCTGTATCTTGCCCACCAGCAGCGAGAAGCTGGCATTGGCGAAGGCGTTCTGCATCATGCCCATCATGATGAGGCCGGGGGCGATGAAATTGGCGAAATGCTGGCCCATCACCATGCGCCCGCCACCGCCCAACGCCACCGTGAAGATCACCAGGAACAGCAGGGTCGTCACCGCCGGCGCCCAGATCGTCTGGAGCTGCACCTTGAAGAACCGTCGCACCTCCTTCACATAGAGGGCGCGCATTCCTCCCCAGTTGATCAGCGGGATCACCGGCACGCCGGGGGTGGAGAGCATCCTGTTCGAAGGCTGGTCGGTCATGGGCGTTTCGCCTATCGACTGCCGGCCGGCGCCGCAAGCGCGGCGCGGTAGCCTGGGAAGTGACGTGATGAGCTGGACGGACGAACGCATCGATCAACTGAAGCGGCTCTGGGAACAGGGCATGACGGCCAGCCAGATCGCCGACGAGCTCGGCGGCGTCAGCCGCAACGCGGTGATCGGCAAGGCCCACCGCCTGGGCCTGCAGTCGCGCCCCTCGCCGGTCCGCTCGGCGGAGCCGGCGGCGGCGGCGCCGGACCATGAGGCGGAGGCGCCGAGGCCGCCCGTCGTCGAGCCCTCCCCGTTCGAGCCGGAGGAGGCGCCCGCGGCACCCGTCGTCGTGCCCGAGGCGGACGAGGAGGAGGCCGCCGCGCCCGTCGTGGCCGCCGCGCCCGCGCCGGTGCCGCCGCAACCGATGATCCGCTCGATCGGGCCGGGCGGCTTCCAGCGCCAGGGGCCGGGCGACCAGCACCCGCCCGCCACGCCGGCCCCGCCGCGCCGCCTGGTGCCGGCCAAGCCATCGGCCGACATGGCCGGCAAGACGAGCCTGCTCGAACTCAACGACAAGATCTGCAAGTGGCCGCTCGGCCATCCGGGCGAGCCGGACTTCCACTTCTGCGGCGAGGCGATCAACCCGGGCTTCCCCTACTGCCTCGATCACTGCTCGGTGGCGTATCAGGCGCAGCTGCCGCGCCGCGATCGCCGCCCGCCGCCGCCGCTGCCGTTCGGCGGCCCGCGCGTGCGCTGAGGCGGCGCCGGCCGCGCGGCTGGCGCCGGCCACGCGCGCCGCTATAGAACGAATCATGTCCGACGATCTCTTCGCCTCCGGCCCGTCCGCCACGGGCGGCACGTACGACGCCTCCTCGATCGAGGTGCTGGAGGGGCTGGAGCCCGTCCGCCGCCGCCCCGGCATGTATATCGGCGGCACGGACGAGCGCGCCTTCCACCACCTGGCCGCCGAGGTGCTGGACAATGCGATGGACGAGGCGGTGGCCGGCCACGCCACCCGCATAGACGTGTCGCTCGCCGCCGGCGACAGGCTGACCATCGTCGACAACGGCCGCGGCATCCCGGTCGATCCGCACCCGAAGTTTCCCGGCAAGTCGGCGCTGGAGGTCATCCTCACCACGCTCCACTCCGGCGGCAAGTTCAGCGACAAGGCCTATGCCACCAGCGGCGGCCTGCATGGCGTGGGCGTCAGCGTGGTCAACGCCCTCTCCTCCGATACGGTGATCGAGGTCGCGCGCAACCGGGAGCTGTTCCGCCAGACCTTCGCGCGCGGCCTGCCCACGTCCGCGCTGGAGAAGGTGGGGCCGGCGCCCAACCGCCGCGGCACCAGCGTGGCCTTCACGCCGGACGTGGAGATCTTCGGGCCGAACGCGCACTTCAAGCCCGGCCGGCTGCACCGCCTCGCCCGCTCCAAGGCGTATCTCTACGCCGGCGTCGAGATACGCTGGCGCTGCGATCCCGCGATCATCGGTGACGACACGCCGGCCGAGGCGGTGTTCCAGTTTCCCGGCGGCCTCTCCGATCACCTGCGCGAGCAGATCGGCGCGCGCGAATGCGCCACCGCCGATTTCTTCGCCGGCCGACAGGATTTTCCGGGCGCCGCCGGTTCGGTCGAGTGGGCGGTGGCGTGGCCGCTCTGGTCGGACGGCAGCTACAGCTATTACTGCAACACCATCCCCACGCCCGACGGCGGCACGCACGAGCAGGGCCTGCGCGCCGCGATCGTCAAGGGCCTGCGCGCCTTCGCCGATCTCGCCGGCCAGAAGAAGGCGAAGGATCTCGCGCCCGAGGACGTGATGACGGGCAGCGAGCTGATGCTCTCCGTCTTCATCCGCGACCCGCAGTTCCAGAGCCAGACGAAGGACCGCCTGACCAGCCCGGAGGCCGCCGGCCTCGTCGAGAAGGCGGTGCGCGACCATTTCGATCATTTCCTCAGCCACAATATGGAGCGCGGCAAGGCGCTGCTCGGCTACGTGCTCGATCGCATGGACGAGCGGCTGCGGCGCAAGGCCGAGCGGGAGGTGAAGCGTAAGACGGCCACCTCAGCGCGCAAGCTGCGCCTGCCCGGCAAGCTCACCGATTGCGCCAACGACGATCCCAAGGGCACCGAGATCTTCATCGTCGAGGGCGATTCCGCCGGCGGCTCCGCCAAGCAGGCGCGCGATCGCAAGACGCAGGCGATCCTGCCGATCCGCGGCAAGATCCTCAACGTCGCCTCCGCCAACGCCGCCAAGATCGCCGGCAACAGCGAGATCGCCGATCTGATCCAGGCGCTCGGCTGCGGCACGCGCGACCGCTGCATACCCGACAATCTGCGCTACGAGCGCGTCGTCATCATGACCGACGCCGATGTCGACGGCGCCCACATCGCCACCCTGCTGATGACCTTCTTCTTCCAGGAGATGCCGGAGCTCGTCCGCCGCGGCCATCTCTACCTCGCCCAGCCGCCGCTCTACCGCCTCGTGTCGGGCGCGAGGAATGCCTATGCCCGCGACGACGGCCATCGCGCGGAGCTTGAGCGCACCATGTTCAAGGGCAAGAAGGTGGAGGTCAGCCGCTTCAAGGGCCTCGGCGAGATGAACCCGCAGCAGCTGCGGGAGACGACGATGGACCCGAAGACGCGCGGGATGCTGCGCGTGACGCTGCCGCAGGAATATGAGGAGCGGGCCAGCGTGCGCGATCTCGTCGATCGGCTGATGGGCAAGCATCCCGAGCATCGCTTCGCCTTCATCCAGGCCAATGCCGCCCAGCTGGACGAGGAAGCGATCGACGCCTGAAGCAGCGGATCGCGCCGCGCAAGACGACGCGTGCGGTGTATCCGCTTGCCGCAAGTCGACGGAGCATCCGGCCATGATCCCGCCAGGTTGACGCAAACACCGCTGGCAGATGGCAGGCGGCGGGCGCATGATCGCGGTGGGAGGATGCCGGGGCGCGGGGCCATGATGGCGCGGGGGGGAACTCTCATGCATCCTGTGCGCGTCCTGACGATGCTTGTCGGGCTGTTGATCTGGTCTGGCGCGGCGGTGGCCGATCCCCTGCCCCGTCTTGGGGCGGACGGCAGCCGGGTCTCCGTGTCCGGCCTCTCCTCCGGCGGCTATATGGCGGTGCAATATGAGATCGCCTATTCCGCCAGCACGATCGGCGCGGGCATCGTCGCGGGCGGCCCGTACGACTGCGCCGGCATCTATCTGTGGCTCACCCTCAGCGTGTGCATGCAGGGCCATCCCACCGGCACGACATCGTGGCGCGCGGCGCGCGCCTTCGCCAGGAACGGGCTGATCGATCCCGCCGCCGGCGTCGCCGCCCACCGCGTCTATCTGTTCAGCGGCACGCGGGACAGGATCGTCGCGCCATCGGTGATGGACGGGTTGCGTGACTTCTACCATGCGGCGGGCGTCCCGCCCGCCAGCCTCGTCTATGTCAACACCGTGCCGGCCGGCCACGCCTTCATCTCGGTCGACACCGCCAGCGCGGACTGCGCCGCCAACGGCGACACCTATATCGATCGCTGTACCGTCGCCGGCCGGCCCTACGATCAGCCGCAGGCCATCCTCGGCCACATCTACGGCCCCCTTCAACCCAAAGCGACGACGCTCACCGCCACGCCCGTCGCCTTCGACCAGGGCGTCTACGCCTCGCCGCTCGCGCAGATGGCGCCCCGGGGGTTCGTCTACGTGCCCAGGGCGTGCCGGGATGCGCCGGGGTGCGCCGTGCATGTCGTGTTCCACGGCTGCGGCCAGAGCGCGCTGTCGGTAGGCGACGACGTCTACGGCAAGCTCGGCTACAATGCATGGGCGGACGGCAACCGCATCATCATGCTCTACCCGCAGGTGAACGGAAGCCCGGCCAATCCGAACGGCTGCTGGGACTGGGTCGGCTATACCGGCATCAACTTCATGCTGCGCGATGGGCCGCAGCTCGCCGCCGTCAAGGCGATGGTCTCCCGCCTGGTGAGGGCGCCGGACCCGGCCGCGCCGTGAGCGCGGCGGCGGCTCACCCCGCCTGCGCGATCCGCTCCGCCCGCATCGGCATCTCCACCACAGGCAGCCGCTCGAAGCCCGGCCTGGCGAACAGAAAACCCTGGATGTAGCGCACGCCGATCGCGCGCAGCGCCGCCAGCTCGCCCTCGGTCTCGATCCCCTCGGCGATCACGGTCATGCCCAGCGCCTCGCTCATCTTGACGACGCCGTCCACGATCATCCGGCGCGGCAGGCTGGCGTCGAGGTCGCGGATCAGCTCCATGTCCAGCTTGATGATGTCGGGCTGGAAGCGGGCGAGCAGGTTCAGCCCGGCATAGCCCGCGCCGAAATCGTCGAGCGCGGTGCCGAACCCCATCTTCTTGTAGGTGGCGATGATGTTCGCCACGTGCGCCGGATCCTTCATCTCCTCATTCTCGGTGAACTCGAAGATCAGCCGGTCGGTCGGGAAGTCGATCGCCCGCGCCGTCTTCAAGGTCAGCTGGATGCAGGCGGCCGGCGAGTAGACGGCGTTCGGCAGGAAGTTGATCGAGAGCCGCGCCGGCGTGGCGAGCAGCCCCGCCCTGGCCGCCGTCTCGATCGCCTTCACCCGGCACCGCTGATCGAAGGTGTAGCGGTTCGCCTCCGTCACCTGGCTCAGCACGCTCCACGCGCCTTCGCCGTCCGGCCCGCGCACCAGCGCCTCATAGGCGAAGGGCACGCCTTCGGCGACGTCCATGATCGGCTGGAACGCCATCGAGAAGTCGAAGTCCAGCGCGGCGCCGTCGCGGCAGCCTGAACATGCGGCGGAGCGGCCCGAGGCCGGAGCGAGTTCCTGTCTCATAGGCTAAGTCTAGGAGAGAGGCCGTTAAAAAACTGCAAGCAAAAGGATTTAGCCGAGCAGCGCGGCAACCAGCGCGCGAACCTTCTTCTGGCGCCACTGCGGCGTCGGCGCGATCAGCCAGTAGCCGCGCGACGAGAGCGGGCCGTCGTCCACCCGCGTCACCCGGCCGGCGGCGAGATCCGCCTCGGCCAGCAGCGCCGGCACGCAGGCGCGGCCGAACCCCGCCGCCGCCGCGTCGATCGCCAGGCCGGCATCGGCGACGCTCACCAGCGCCGTGCCGTCCTGCGCCGGGCTGCCCGGCCAGCCGATCGCCGCATCCGGCGCGTCCGGCCCGCCGACGACGACGTGGCCGGTGCCGCCGAGCGCCGCGCCCTCATGCTCCCCCGGCCCTTCCGCCAGGCGGATCGCCAGATCGAGATTGGCCTGCGTGAAATCGAGCTCCTCGTCGCCGCCCAGCAGCACGAAGCGCAGCTCCGGATCG encodes:
- a CDS encoding aspartate aminotransferase family protein; amino-acid sequence: MTITPLMPVYPRCGVRPVRGEGCYLIGEQGERYLDFASGIAVNILGHGHPALVKAIADQAATLMHVSNLYGSPQGEALAQRLVDETFADTVFFTNSGAEAVECAIKTARRFHFANGAPQRHTLISFNNAFHGRTLGTISATNQPKMRDGFEPLLPGFTVVPFNDLAAAEAAIDDSTAGFLVEPVQGEGGVTPATTEFLRGLRDLADRHGLLLILDEVQCGYARTGTFFAHEQYGIVPDIMAVAKGIGGGFPLGACLATEDAAKGMVFGTHGSTYGGNPLAMAAATAIMDVVVNDAFLANVRAKGERLRQALEQMIPNHDGLFESVRGLGLMLGLKLKERAEARAFVAHLRDNHGLLTVSAGENVVRILPPLVIEDAHIAEFVEKLSAGARDYEVAA
- a CDS encoding ABC transporter permease is translated as MTDQPSNRMLSTPGVPVIPLINWGGMRALYVKEVRRFFKVQLQTIWAPAVTTLLFLVIFTVALGGGGRMVMGQHFANFIAPGLIMMGMMQNAFANASFSLLVGKIQGTIIDYLMPPISTGELLAALVGAAMTRAVLVGAAVWLAMSLWPGVSVLPRHPWAVLWFGLMGSALLSLLGVLTSIWAEKFDHAAAVTNFVVQPLSLLSGTFYSVESLHGVFRGISHANPFFYVISGFRYGFLGISDSPLVVGSVLLLVVNVALAITCYYALEKGWKLKA
- a CDS encoding GcrA family cell cycle regulator, yielding MSWTDERIDQLKRLWEQGMTASQIADELGGVSRNAVIGKAHRLGLQSRPSPVRSAEPAAAAPDHEAEAPRPPVVEPSPFEPEEAPAAPVVVPEADEEEAAAPVVAAAPAPVPPQPMIRSIGPGGFQRQGPGDQHPPATPAPPRRLVPAKPSADMAGKTSLLELNDKICKWPLGHPGEPDFHFCGEAINPGFPYCLDHCSVAYQAQLPRRDRRPPPPLPFGGPRVR
- the parE gene encoding DNA topoisomerase IV subunit B, producing the protein MSDDLFASGPSATGGTYDASSIEVLEGLEPVRRRPGMYIGGTDERAFHHLAAEVLDNAMDEAVAGHATRIDVSLAAGDRLTIVDNGRGIPVDPHPKFPGKSALEVILTTLHSGGKFSDKAYATSGGLHGVGVSVVNALSSDTVIEVARNRELFRQTFARGLPTSALEKVGPAPNRRGTSVAFTPDVEIFGPNAHFKPGRLHRLARSKAYLYAGVEIRWRCDPAIIGDDTPAEAVFQFPGGLSDHLREQIGARECATADFFAGRQDFPGAAGSVEWAVAWPLWSDGSYSYYCNTIPTPDGGTHEQGLRAAIVKGLRAFADLAGQKKAKDLAPEDVMTGSELMLSVFIRDPQFQSQTKDRLTSPEAAGLVEKAVRDHFDHFLSHNMERGKALLGYVLDRMDERLRRKAEREVKRKTATSARKLRLPGKLTDCANDDPKGTEIFIVEGDSAGGSAKQARDRKTQAILPIRGKILNVASANAAKIAGNSEIADLIQALGCGTRDRCIPDNLRYERVVIMTDADVDGAHIATLLMTFFFQEMPELVRRGHLYLAQPPLYRLVSGARNAYARDDGHRAELERTMFKGKKVEVSRFKGLGEMNPQQLRETTMDPKTRGMLRVTLPQEYEERASVRDLVDRLMGKHPEHRFAFIQANAAQLDEEAIDA
- a CDS encoding EAL domain-containing protein, giving the protein MAFQPIMDVAEGVPFAYEALVRGPDGEGAWSVLSQVTEANRYTFDQRCRVKAIETAARAGLLATPARLSINFLPNAVYSPAACIQLTLKTARAIDFPTDRLIFEFTENEEMKDPAHVANIIATYKKMGFGTALDDFGAGYAGLNLLARFQPDIIKLDMELIRDLDASLPRRMIVDGVVKMSEALGMTVIAEGIETEGELAALRAIGVRYIQGFLFARPGFERLPVVEMPMRAERIAQAG
- a CDS encoding LysR family transcriptional regulator — protein: MKRTHLPLNGLRVLDAAARHLSFTRAADELAVTPAAVGQQIRALEDTLGVVLFRRTAKGLELTPEGAAGLDALRAGFLQFEEAVRAMQAGQSSKTLTIAAPRDFTAKWLGARLAAYGRTDPELRFVLLGGDEELDFTQANLDLAIRLAEGPGEHEGAALGGTGHVVVGGPDAPDAAIGWPGSPAQDGTALVSVADAGLAIDAAAAGFGRACVPALLAEADLAAGRVTRVDDGPLSSRGYWLIAPTPQWRQKKVRALVAALLG